In one Lycium barbarum isolate Lr01 chromosome 7, ASM1917538v2, whole genome shotgun sequence genomic region, the following are encoded:
- the LOC132602177 gene encoding uncharacterized protein LOC132602177, translating to MSHWTVDAIDSQRAIKKLKLKKTDVFNLSNGERIVVDFDDLDSPIGEGQGIFAGFCGILAKDSSIFPVHFEKWSDLPAAYFNNCFDQFIKPRFCFRTSESNARRYAYSSMCKKWGARRLKLFNAIDDPLKSRDQIRAEAINKVPDGIPRDQWISYVDYRLKEKTREMCKRNAEIRKTQTISHIGGSKPNSRRRAEMMANSGQNPGRGQLYLATHRNEDGSYVNEAAKEICEKIEQAMTQSTTNESEISPNDVVGKVLGKEHSGRVRCLGLGAVPSRAFKQTRPRYSDLSASSYNNGSCSSQWQEKYNQMLSAHNKSQDNLNFLMNAHTEMMSAFKMYMIRKEGRIPEEFAGIFVSTTPPSTSSDAASGHASPTDVRRSFGGSNRNGNQ from the exons ATGTCACATTGGACGGTAGATGCAATTG ATTCACAGAGAGCTATCAAGAAACTCAAACTGAAGAAAACGGACGTGTTCAATCTATCTAATGGAGAACGTATTGTGGTTGATTTTGACGACTTAGATTCTCCTATTGGCGAAGGACAAGGCATTTTTGCAGGTTTTTGTGGAATTTTAGCAAAAGACAGCTCCATATTTCCAGTTCACTTTGAAAAATGGTCGGATTTACCTGCAGCATACTTCAACAATTGCTTTGATCAATTTATAAAG CCGCGATTTTGTTTTAGGACCAGCGAGTCAAATGCAAGGCGATATGCATATAGTTCGATGTGTAAGAAGTGGGGTGCAAGAAGGCTAAAGTTGTTTAATGCAATTGATGACCCACTTAAGAGCAGAGATCAGATAAGAGCTGAGGCAATTAATAAAGTTCCAGATGGGATTCCACGGGATCAATGGATTTCTTATGTTGATTACCGCCTTAAAGAAAAAACAAGG GAAAtgtgcaaaagaaatgctgaaaTTCGGAAGACACAAACCATTTCACACATCGGTGGCTCCAAACCCAACTCCAGAAGAAGGGCTGAAATG ATGGCTAATAGCGGACAAAATCCTGGACGAGGTCAACTTTATCTTGCTACTCATAGGAATGAAGATGGATCATATGTTAATGAGGCAGCAAAAGAGATATGT GAAAAAATTGAGCAAGCCATGACTCAAAGCACCACAAATGAGTCCGAGATTTCGCCAAATGATGTCGTCGGAAAGGTACTAGGAAAAGAGCATTCCGGACGGGTAAGGTGCTTGGGATTAGGAGCTGTCCCAAGTAGAGCTTTTAAACAAACAAGACCCCGTTATAGTGATTTGAGTGCTTCAAGTTACAATAATGGTTCATGTTCTTCTCAATGGCAAGAGAAGTACAATCAGATGTTGAGTGCTCACAACAAAAGCCAAGACAACCTCAATTTTCTGATGAATGCTCACACTGAAATGATGAGCGCTTTCAAGATGTATATGATAAGGAAAGAAGGGAGAATACCTGAAGAATTTGCTGGgatctttgtttctactactccTCCTTCAACG TCAAGTGATGCAGCTAGTGGACACGCTTCACCCACGGACGTAAGAAGATCATTTGGTGGCAGTAATCGTAATGGCAACCAATGA
- the LOC132601328 gene encoding uncharacterized protein LOC132601328: MRATLMWTISDFPGLDILSGWNTHTGFACPSCNFDTKPCRLRHSKKWCFIGHRRFLVGNHKFRLMRHHFFGNVEERNPPRKLSGSDILQQVKEIDVTFGRPVELNNIRKRNRQRNVGENVTQQWRKKSIFFNLSYWEFNLLRHNLDVMHIEKNVFDNVIYSLLNDKHKSKDHVNARKDLQDMGIRRDLWPDENENCWLAAFTIPVNKRLAFLKILKNVSVPDGYSSNISSGIDLDNKRIFGLKTHDCHIIMEQLLPIAILNVLPNQVVATLVELSSFFRQLCSKTLSLSDLEKLQDRIVLTLCHLEILFPISFFTVMVHLTVHLVNEVMKGGPVHYRWMYFVERLLGHFKSLVGNKSQPEGSIAEGYIVEEALTLYSHYFEDMESRVNRPKRVNDEPNHNMDPEESSLFPPQGKPVGGSNFPLTQLEKTQAHQYVLLNCAAVKPFIDQLLRSEFRDHIRRSSRGRRKLLPTEIEKRVNKEFPDWFLKRIMNPDIANTISTDLEFLARGPMTNARRFTAYNINGFKFRTLSREQGSKTQNSGVFLTSGTSCIASNADRYARQADLPYYGKVEDIIELNYYGRFRVCLFKYQWADTTRSRGFKRDAWNFNCVNFSRLIHTGDREDHDPYIEASQANMVYYVDDETDEGWSVVVHLKPRDLFDMGELDEGEMYENEPYQQQDFDQFFDVDYENVPVAIEEHMSE; encoded by the exons ATGCGAGCAACTCTTATGTGGACAATCAGTGACTTTCCCGGACTTGATATTTTATCCGGTTGGAACACACATACTGGTTTTGCATGTCCGTCTTGCAATTTTGACACAAAACCTTGTCGACTTCGTCACAGTAAAAAATGGTGCTTTATAGGTCATCGCCGGTTTTTGGTAGGAAATCATAAATTTAGATTGATGAGACATCATTTTTTTGGCAATGTGGAGGAGAGGAACCCGCCAAGAAAGTTATCCGGATCAGACATTTTACAACAAGTGAAGGAAATTGATGTTACATTTGGAAGACCAGTAGAGTTGAATAATATAAGAAAAAGAAATAGACAAAGAAATGTTGGGGAAAATGTAACTCAACAATGGAGAAAAAAAAGCATATTCTTCAATCTTTCATATTGGGAATTCAACTTGTTACGCCATAATTTAGATGTTATGCACATTGAGAAGAATGTGTTTGACAATGTTATATACTCTTTGCTAAATGATAAACATAAATCAAAGGATCATGTTAATGCTCGAAAAGATCTACAAGATATGGGTATAAGGCGCGATCTATGGCCAGACGAGAATGAGAATTGTTGGCTTGCTGCATTTACCATTCCAGTTAATAAGAGACTTGCCTTTCTCAAAATTTTAAAGAATGTCTCTGTGCCGGATGGTTACTCAAGTAATATTTCTAGTGGTATTGATCTGGATAATAAGAGGATATTTGGATTAAAGACTCACGATTGTCACAtaattatggagcaattattgccCATAGCAATTCTAAATGTGCTTCCAAACCAGGTTGTTGCAACCTTAGTAGAGCTTTCTTCATTTTTTAGACAACTTTGTTCGAAAACCTTGAGCCTCTCGGACCTTGAAAAGCTACAAGATCGGATTGTACTCACACTTTGCCACTTAGAGATATTGTTCCCTATATCCTTTTTTACTGTAATGGTTCATTTAACTGTCCATCTAGTGAATGAAGTAATGAAAGGTGGTCCGGTACATTATCGGTGGATGTATTTTGTTGAAAG ATTGTTAGGCCATTTCAAGTCCCTTGTAGGGAATAAATCACAACCAGAAGGTTCCATAGCTGAAGGTTACATAGTTGAAGAAGCTCTGACTCTTTATTCTCATTATTTTGAGGATATGGAGTCGAGAGTAAATAGGCCTAAACGTGTAAATGATGAACCAAATCATAACATGGATCCTGAGGAATCATCTTTGTTCCCTCCACAAGGTAAACCTGTCGGAGGCTCAAATTTCCCGTTGACTCAACTGGAGAAGACTCAAGCTCATCAATATGTGTTACTTAATTGTGCAGCAGTAAAGCCGTTTATTGA TCAACTCCTTCGTAGTGAATTTAGAGATCACATAAGAAGGAGTTCAAGAGGTCGTCGAAAACTTTTGCCAACAGAAATAGAAAAGAGAGTTAATAAGGAGTTTCCTGATTGGTTTCTAAAGAGA ATTATGAATCCGGATATAGCCAATACAATCTCTACTGATTTGGAGTTTTTAGCACGGGGTCCGATGACAAATGCAAGAAGGTTCACTGCTTATAACATTAATGGATTCAAATTTCGGACTTTGTCTAGAGAACAAGGATCGAAAACTCAAAACAGTGGAGTTTTCCTTACCTCTGGCACCTCGTGTATTGCATCTAATGCTGATAGATATGCGAGGCAAGCTGACTTGCCATATTATGGGAAGGTGGAAGATATTATTGAGCTTAATTATTATGGTCGATTCAGGGTTTGTCTCTTTAAATATCAATGGGCTGACACTACTCGGAGTAGAGGGTTCAAAAGAGATGCTTGGAATTTTAATTGTGTCAATTTTTCTAGATTGATTCACACTGGCGATCGTGAGGATCATGATCCTTATATTGAAGCATCTCAAGCAAATATGGTCTATTATGTTGATGATGAAACTGATGAAGGATGGAGTGTGGTTGTACATTTAAAGCCAAGAGATTTGTTTGACATGGGAGAGCTTGATGAAGGAGAAATGTACGAGAATGAGCCATACCAACAACAAGATTTTGATCAATTTTTTGATGTTGATTATGAAAATGTCCCAGTTGCAATAGAGGAGCATATGTCTGAATAG
- the LOC132601329 gene encoding uncharacterized protein LOC132601329, with the protein MADESISGRVTRGIPHTLQNLDSPSFDLGISQQQYDVDAASAEKLVAERRSKKIHDPARIKNPSTRRKTSDVAYSSKGKNVVETDTGEQQLTMNKQASKFLVKRPPTLPIRYASYMNHNIKDELKDKLTDRQLKLFSKTVFGQYMQMQVDTEVQGQLFRCFMVRELKRGNRDAFVIDINGTELTFGLFEFALITGLKCYGDEVVFDEGPNRLLDEYFGGSGNSVLKMTLNKCFEDKDWGVGDNADEDGVKIAILYFIHNYILSSEKRNVTVPRHHFDLVESEQYNEYTWGKEAFDDLIKSIHHKMDKPKQFYCLRGFPFAMQVWIYECCYNVDPNLMVKTGSRIPRMFNWRTVNQKPFVNHLMLGMFKNGEDICCKFNNIVPTMLEVEKLGLRAYLVNRLAPPPQTHQEEENEYADFTTTPPHVAAAKKTQKNDASKSPSHKKPRKMSTAALLVQKSPTTIPKKSTVGQSSKKSASVVDKPVQSKEKEKAAPSVHRVSVDDVSTSKSVDFTSLRQELKQFKQEVLAEFKVVFTELKDLRKIIDKNFEKVLEHVKGKQNSEKDDDSETHVPLHDGNIHQQDDDYMDHGDDIHMETDTGDVRPTEIHVILYTLACVFYKEKGLAPDIQIGIGNDSGDMLKASTEEIAEGGDLSGEPKTSVERPADPTEEKGLAPDIQVDIGKESGDTMEASTEEIAEGGDLSGEPKTSVERSGKHTVEEQKCSDDSNNFEMIAQVLANIAESEMTNEQVHEEKTKENTSSTVLEEPQAAVCNAQPLSQWLLPDEYLPSQTPGKEIMLHPSTKYTSSSSGKDHVHVFDKKYPFQQDPITGPLDVQMVDEYRIWLRNGLLVRHDSKKNYEDHYKKKMAVFDNGVKFNFGITIVNDKNWFYLLSMDGQLWNDEHIDVIFYYFRKKGKYDKRNNFSFTTVDCLFKQRIDVVHHAYRNVETQTNVANEEQVLIEYVKGHRLIANVPWHTVDNVLIPMNIQEENHWLLVILSFKDRRLYVYNSYQSAGHNAVVRNEIKKLATLLSHFLHLARFYVNQKSIDLVKDPTYADKGQIDILEVVYVDNLPHQTAGSTDCGVFVAAYAEYLTSGERIPDVIDAHMQRMRYGALLWDYTEGKVADKTESDNEVPPRPIRPAIDYDTVDAIDV; encoded by the exons atggcggatgaaagcatatCTGGTAGGGTTACAAGAGGTATCCCACATACTCTTCAAAATTTAGATTCCCCTTCTTTTGATTTGGGTATTTCTCAGCAACAATATGATGTTGATGCAGCTTCTGCTGAGAAATTGGTTGCTGAAAGGAGATCTAAGAAAATCCATGATCCTGCTAGAATAAAAAATCCTTCAACt AGGAGAAAAACATCTGATGTTGCTTATAGTAGCAAAGGGAAGAATGTTGTAGAGACAGATACCGGAGAACAACAATTAACTATGAACAAGCAG GCCTCCAAATTCCTGGTTAAACGTCCCCCCACTCTACCGATACGTTATGCTTCATATATGAACCATAACATTAAAGATGAGTTGAAGGACAAACTGACTGATAGACAACTCAAGCTATTTTCCAAAACTGTTTTTGGACAATATATGCAGATGCAAGTTGACACCGAGGTGCAGGGTCAGTTATTTAGGTGTTTTATGGTTAGGGAGTTGAAGCGTGGTAATAGAGATGCGTTTGTTATCGATATTAATGGGACGGAATTGACATTCGGTCTTTTTGAATTTGCTTTAATTACTGGTTTGAAGTGTTACGGGGATGAAGTTGTTTTTGACGAGGGTCCTAACAGATTGTTGGATGAATATTTCGGTGGTTCTGGTAATAGTGTTTTAAAGATGACTTTAAATAAGTGCTTTGAAGACAAGGATTGGGGTGTTGGTGATAACGCAGATGAAGATGGTGTAAAGATTGCGATCCTGTATTTCATTCATAATTACATACTTTCAAGTGAAAAGAGGAACGTCACAGTCCCAAGACATCATTTTGACTTGGTGGAGAGTGAACAGTACAATGAATATACATGGGGTAAGGAAGCAtttgatgatttgattaagaGTATTCACCACAAGATGGACAAGCCGAAGCAGTTTTATTGTCTACGGGGTTTCCCTTTTGCTATGCAAGTGTGGATATATGAGTGCTGCTATAATGTTGACCCTAATTTAATGGTTAAAACCGGAAGCCGAATCCCAAGAATGTTTAATTGGAGAACAGTGAACCAAAAGCCATTTGTTAACCACTTGATGTTGGGCATGTTTAAGAACGGTGAG GACATTTGTTGTAAATTCAACAACATTGTTCCGACCATGTTAGAGGTTGAGAAGCTTGGTCTGCGTGCATACCTGGTCAACAGACTTGCACCACCACCCCAAACACACCAAGAGGAGGAAAATGAATATGCAGATTTTACCACAACACCTCCCCATGTTGCCGCtgccaagaaaactcaaaagaACGATGCTTCAAAATCTCCATCGCACAAGAAGCCTAGGAAGATGTCGACGGCAGCATTGCTTGTTCAAAAGTCACCAACCACAATCCCAAAAAAATCTACAGTTGGACAATCATCTAAAAAATCTGCTTCGGTGGTAGATAAGCCGGTTCAatcaaaggaaaaagaaaaagctgCTCCAAGTGTCCACCGCGTTTCTGTTGACGACGTATCCACCAGCAAATCAGTTGACTTCACAAGTTTGAGACAAGAACTTAAACAATTTAAGCAGGAA GTGCTTGCTGAATTCAAGGTTGTTTTTACTGAGCTCAAGGATCTTCGCAAAATTATTGATAAAAATTTCGAAAAGGTTTTGGAACATGTCAAAGGGAAACAAAACTCAGAAAAG GATGATGACAGTGAAACTCATGTTCCTTTACATGATGGCAACATACATCAACAAGATGATGATTACATGGACCATGGCGACGATATTCACATGGAGACTGATACGGGTGATGTGCGTCCAACAgag ATTCATGTAATTTTATATACTTTGGCTTGTGTTTTTTATAAGGAGAAGGGTCTTGCACCGGATATTCAAATCGGCATTGGCAATGACAGCGGCGATATGCTGAAAGCTTCAACCGAAGAGATTGCGGAAGGAGGTGATCTTTCAGGAGAACCGAAGACTTCGGTTGAACGTCCGGCTGATCCAACAGAG gaaaagggTCTTGCACCGGATATTCAAGTTGATATTGGCAAAGAGAGCGGCGATACGATGGAAGCTTCAACCGAAGAGATTGCAGAAGGAGGTGATCTTTCAGGAGAACCAAAGACTTCGGTTGAACGCTCGGGGAAACATACTGTGGAAGAGCAAAAATGTTCTGATGATTCAAATAATTTCGAG ATGATCGCACAGGTGCTAGCAAATATAGCAGAATCAGAAATGACTAACGAACAAGTTCATGAGGAAAAAACTAAGGAAAACACCAGCTCAACTGTCTTAGAGGAACCCCAGGCAGCAGTTTGTAACGCGCAGCCGTTGTCTCAGTGGTTGTTGCCTGATGAGTATTTACCAAGCCAAACCCCAGGGAAAGAAATCATGTTACATCCATCA ACCAAATACACAAGTAGTAGTTCGGGAAAGGATCATGTTCATGTGTTTGATAAAAAATATCCATTCCAGCAAGATCCCATTACTGGTCCACTTGATGTACAGATGGTGGATGAATACCGTATTTGGCTTCGAAACGGTCTGCTTGTGAGGCACGATAGCAA AAAGAACTACGAAGaccattacaaaaaaaaaatggcagttTTTGACAATGGAGTCAAATTCAATTTTGGCATCACAATTGTCAATGATAAGAACTGGTTTTACCTGTTATCGATGGATGGTCAGCTTTGGAATGACGAG CACATTGACGTCATTTTCTATTACTTTCGGAAGAAAGGAAAGTATGATAAAAGGAACAATTTCAGCTTCACCACTGTTGACTGCCTATTCAAGCAGAGAATTGATGTGGTCCACCACGCATATCGCAATGTTGAAACCCAGACAAATGTGGCAAATGAAGAGCAAGTATTGATTGAGTATGTTAAGGGCCACAGACTTATTGCCAATGTCCCGTGGCATACGGTTGACAACGTGCTAATACCGATGAATATACAAGAAGAAAATCATTGGTTATTGGTAATCCTTTCATTCAAGGACAG GCGTCTGTATGTTTACAACTCGTATCAATCAGCTGGGCACAACGCAGTTGttaggaatgaaataaaaaagcTTGCTACACTTCTGTCACATTTCCTACATCTGGCTAGATTCTATGTAAATCAAAAAAGCATAGATTTGGTGAAAGACCCAACATATGCGGATAAGGGACAGATCGATATCCTTGAAGTTGTCTATGTTGATAATCTGCCGCATCAAACTGCTGGTAGCAC ggacTGTGGTGTCTTCGTGGCAGCGTATGCTGAGTATTTGACATCGGGTGAAAGGATTCCAGATGTCATTGATGCACACATGCAACGTATGAGATACGGTGCACTCTTATGGGACTACACTGAAGGCAAGGTTGCTGACAAAACAGAGAGTGATAATGAAGTTCCACCAAGACCGATTAGGCCAGCAATCGATTACGACACTGTAGATGCAATTGATGTTTGA